A genomic segment from Aegilops tauschii subsp. strangulata cultivar AL8/78 chromosome 1, Aet v6.0, whole genome shotgun sequence encodes:
- the LOC109761585 gene encoding putative disease resistance protein RGA1 has protein sequence MAVVLGALASYVTNMLAQMASEDIAMMIGVSSEINELGAKLRDLKNVLADADRRTITDESVRGWVEELKRAMYQATDIIDLCQLKIMEQGPSTDTGCLHALLFCIRNPLHVHDIGTRIKNLNQKLDDICKWGGSFNFIKLEAYQDRKATRSLATDRKTDSLMERSGAVGEKIEEDTRALVEVLTREAADKVDHLMVVAIVGVGGIGKTTLCKKVFNDEAIEGKFAKKIWLSITRDFNDVELLSTAITAAGGDLPGVGGARDKALLVVALMNAIKDKKFFLVLDDMWGVSEWDKLLMTPFSYGGPGSRVLITTRHDTVARSMKVVYCHHVDKLGPIDAWSLLKKQVLTSGKDEPELDMLKDIGLQIIAKCDGLPLAIKVMGGLLCKKEKTRRDWEDILNDDIWSVSRIPEELNYAIHLSYDDLSPCLQECFLHFSLKPKKTILSVNEVVSMWIGEGLVNGGSGILELEGKRYYNELILRNLIEPDTNYPGQLIGNMHDVIRSFAHFVARDEALVAQSGATAKDKLGSHSFLRLSIETKGVESDEFEWRDLTGNKLLRLLMLSGNFKMQPGDSLVPFSSLRTLFIESANFTALLESVCQLKHLRYLSLRSCTDISRLPENIHELKFLQHINLEGCGGIVKLPDSIVKLQGLRYLSTNDTHVNSIPRGFRALTNLWVLFGFPTYMDGDWCSLEELGPLSRLKELGLKSLENVLEASSIAKARVGAKQYLTALTLECSSRLGDDGLLKARVSNEEHKKIEVVFDVICPQPCLEYLDIKGYFGRQLPGWMMWTTKVPLKNLRTLWMTDLSCCTQLPDGLCRLPFLEFLQVNRAPTIKRVGDEFLQPRSQRHHHSSQAMVGFPKLHTLILSGMLEWEEWGWEEEVKAMPALEEFFLKNCKLRYIPPGLATHARVMKKLTIGGVQCLQSLKNFTSVIHLILYDLPDLTSMSNFPKLQKLWINHCPKLELLRKMNSLRRFVLIVNYNEKQLPMCLRTIQPSHLLLDCSPEVLASMALGKCGPEWDKFRHIQHVEAYADDEGIEKRWHLFYSSKPYGMETNIDMQEWSHGVAAIRAKAEATEKERFMATARAEAKAMEEARVVAAAHAESIALAKARTAKKEHDVAAARAEAKAVEEARAEAIAVAKARTGKKEHGVAADRTEAKAVEEARQSQSQSGGGRTGHGRGQCRSESNGGGAVFAAPHRSERSGGGAQRAFRPRQSEADTFEDHAAAAATTPTDV, from the exons ATGGCGGTGGTTTTGGGTGCTTTGGCATCGTACGTGACCAACATGCTCGCCCAAATGGCAAGCGAAGACATAGCCATGATGATCGGGGTCTCTAGTGAGATCAATGAACTAGGCGCCAAGCTCAGGGATCTCAAGAATGTTCTTGCCGATGCCGATAGGAGGACCATCACCGACGAGAGTGTGCGGGGGTGGGTGGAGGAACTGAAGCGTGCCATGTACCAGGCCACCGACATCATCGACCTATGCCAGCTCAAGATCATGGAGCAAGGTCCATCCACGGACACGGGGTGCCTTCACGCGCTCCTCTTTTGCATCCGAAATCCCCTGCATGTCCATGATATCGGCACACGCATCAAGAACCTCAACCAAAAGTTGGATGACATCTGCAAGTGGGGTGGCAGTTTCAATTTCATCAAGTTAGAAGCCTACCAAGACCGGAAGGCAACTCGATCTCTTGCCACTGATCGCAAAACGGATTCATTGATGGAGAGGTCGGGTGCGGTTGGCGAGAAGATCGAGGAGGACACAAGAGCACTTGTGGAGGTGCTTACAAGGGAGGCAGCTGACAAGGTTGATCACCTCATGGTGGTCGCCATTGTTGGTGTAGGCGGGATTGGCAAGACCACTCTCTGCAAGAAGGTATTCAATGACGAGGCTATCGAAGGCAAGTTCGCTAAGAAGATATGGCTTAGCATCACACGAGATTTCAACGATGTTGAATTGTTGAGTACGGCCATCACTGCCGCTGGCGGAGACTTGCCTGGAGTGGGTGGGGCTCGAGACAAGGCCCTACTTGTCGTTGCTCTCATGAATGCCATCAAGGACAAAAAATTCTTTCTTGTACTAGATGACATGTGGGGTGTCAGCGAATGGGACAAACTATTGATGACTCCCTTTAGCTATGGCGGCCCAGGTAGCAGAGTCCTCATCACCACAAGACATGACACTGTTGCCCGGAGTATGAAAGTTGTGTATTGCCACCATGTTGACAAATTAGGTCCTATAGATGCATGGTCATTGCTCAAGAAGCAG GTACTCACATCAGGAAAAGATGAACCCGAGCTTGACATGCTAAAAGATATTGGGTTGCAAATTATAGCAAAATGTGATGGTTTACCACTTGCTATAAAAGTTATGGGGGGGCTCCTATGCAAGAAGGAGAAAACACGACGTGATTGGGAAGACATCTTGAATGATGATATATGGTCAGTATCTCGAATTCCAGAGGAGCTAAACTATGCAATACATCTTAGCTATGATGATTTGTCCCCTTGCTTACAAGAATGCTTTCTGCACTTCTCCCTTAAACCTAAAAAGACAATACTAAGTGTCAATGAAGTAGTGTCCATGTGGATTGGTGAAGGGTTGGTTAATGGAGGCTCGGGTATTCTAGAACTTGAAGGAAAAAGGTACTACAATGAGCTCATATTAAGGAATCTTATTGAGCCAGATACAAACTATCCTGGCCAGCTTATTGGAAATATGCATGATGTCATTCGCTCATTTGCTCACTTTGTCGCTAGAGATGAAGCGTTGGTAGCTCAGAGTGGAGCTACTGCTAAAGACAAACTTGGATCACATAGTTTTCTTAGGTTGTCCATAGAAACCAAAGGAGTTGAATCAGATGAATTTGAATGGAGAGATTTAACAGGGAATAAATTATTGAGACTGCTAATGTTATCTGGGAACTTCAAAATGCAGCCCGGTGATTCCTTGGTTCCCTTCTCAAGCCTACGAACTCTATTTATAGAATCCGCAAATTTTACAGCATTGCTTGAATCTGTGTGTCAGCTGAAGCACTTGAGGTATTTGTCATTAAGAAGTTGCACAGATATATCAAGACTGCCAGAGAACATCCATGAGTTGAAATTCCTCCAACACATTAACCTTGAAGGTTGTGGAGGCATTGTAAAACTTCCTGATAGCATTGTTAAGCTACAAGGATTGAGGTATCTTTCAACTAATGACACCCATGTAAACAGTATTCCTAGGGGTTTCCGTGCTCTAACAAATTTGTGGGTACTATTTGGATTTCCAACATATATGGATGGTGATTGGTGTAGTTTGGAAGAGTTGGGGCCTCTTTCTCGGCTTAAGGAGCTTGGATTAAAGAGTCTAGAGAATGTATTAGAGGCCTCGTCCATTGCAAAGGCTAGAGTAGGTGCAAAACAATATCTGACTGCACTTACCTTAGAATGCAGCAGCAGACTAGGAGATGATGGGTTGCTCAAAGCCCGAGTCTCTAACGAGGAACACAAAAAAATTGAGGTGGTGTTTGATGTGATATGCCCTCAGCCTTGCTTAGAGTATCTTGACATTAAAGGGTATTTTGGGCGTCAACTTCCAGGATGGATGATGTGGACAACAAAAGTACCACTTAAGAACTTGAGGACTCTATGGATGACAGATCTATCTTGCTGCACCCAGCTGCCTGATGGATTGTGTCGACTCCCATTTTTGGAGTTTTTACAGGTCAATCGCGCTCCAACAATCAAGCGTGTTGGTGATGAATTCTTGCAACCCCGAAGTCAGCGTCACCATCATTCATCTCAGGCGATGGTTGGCTTTCCAAAACTGCACACACTGATTTTAAGTGGAATGCTGGAATGGGAGGAGTGGGGATGGGAGGAGGAAGTTAAAGCTATGCCCGCTTTGGAGGAATTTTTTCTGAAAAACTGCAAGTTGCGGTATATTCCTCCCGGTCTTGCCACCCATGCAAGGGTTATGAAAAAATTAACCATCGGTGGCGTCCAGTGCCTCCAGTCGCTAAAGAACTTCACTTCTGTAATTCACCTCATCCTGTATGACTTACCCGACCTGACTAGCATGTCTAATTTTCCCAAATTGCAAAAGCTTTGGATCAACCACTGCCCAAAACTTGAGTTACTACGTAAGATGAATTCACTTCGGAGGTTCGTGCTTATAGTTAACTACAATGAGAAACAACTCCCGATGTGCCTACGGACTATACAACCAAGTCATTTGTTGCTGGACTGCAGTCCAGAGGTGCTCGCTTCCATGGCTTTGGGAAAGTGTGGCCCCGAGTGGGATAAGTTCCGTCATATCCAGCATGTCGAGGCTTATGCAGATGATGAAGGGATTGAAAAGAGATGGCATCTATTTTACTCAAGTAAACCGTACGGCATGGAGACAAACATCGATATGCAG GAGTGGTCGCACGGCGTAGCCGCCATCCGAGCTAAAGCCGAAGCAACGGAGAAGGAACGATTTATGGCCACCGCTCGTGCTGAAGCCAAAGCAATGGAGGAGGCGCGCGtcgtggccgcggcacacgccgAATCCATCGCCCTTGCCAAAGCTAGAACAGCGAAGAAGGAGCACGATGTGGCCGCCGCCCGCGCTGAAGCCAAAGCAGTGGAGGAGGCGCGCGCCGAAGCCATCGCCGTTGCCAAAGCCAGAACAGGTAAGAAGGAGCACGGTGTGGCCGCCGACCGCACTGAAGCCAAAGCAGTGGAGGAGGCGCGCCAAAGCCAAAGCCAAAGCGGTGGAGGTAGAACAGGCCATGGACGCGGCCAGTGTCGAAGCGAAAGCAACGGAGGAGGAGCGGTGTTCGCCGCACCCCACCGAAGCGAACGTAGCGGAGGAGGAGCGCAACGTGCCTTTCGCCCACGCCAAAGTGAAGCCGACACCTTCGAGgaccacgccgccgccgctgccacaACGCCGACCGATGTCTAA